A window of the Torulaspora globosa chromosome 6, complete sequence genome harbors these coding sequences:
- the RHO4 gene encoding Rho family GTPase RHO4 (ancestral locus Anc_1.215): MVEESSMDALVQSGTTEDQSSDRSSGLMREESAFSMPYDESSTTLEEKSMQRLPTAFARTLSSIPSYSQTRRGTAMADKHLKIVVVGDRGVGKTCLLISYVQRQFPTGYVPTVFENYVTKVEGPKKKIIELALWDTGGQEEYNRLRPLSYSEVDILMVCYSVGSKASLQNVEDLWMPEVKHFCPNAPTMLLGLKSDLYDQMNFGELVDLEQAELVAQKLGAFSHMQCSAKSRSQVDEVFNEALNTALRGQLNDSVDLKPILKNAFKKKPNAMKKTVATSKKPPPNKKNPINKFGCTII; this comes from the coding sequence ATGGTGGAGGAAAGCTCAATGGATGCATTGGTACAGTCAGGAACCACGGAAGATCAGAGCAGCGACAGATCAAGCGGATTAATGCGAGAAGAGTCAGCTTTCAGTATGCCATACGACGAGTCCTCGACTACTTTGGAGGAAAAGAGTATGCAGAGATTGCCAACCGCGTTTGCCAGAACTCTGTCTTCAATTCCGAGCTATTCCCAGACAAGGCGAGGCACAGCGATGGCGGATAAACATCTGAAAATTGTTGTAGTTGGCGACAGAGGTGTTGGCAAGACTTGCTTACTGATATCGTATGTGCAGAGGCAGTTTCCTACGGGGTATGTTCCCACAGTCTTTGAGAACTACGTGACCAAGGTGGAAGGCCctaagaagaagataatTGAACTGGCATTATGGGACACTGGGGGTCAGGAAGAGTACAATAGGCTGCGACCCCTGTCGTATTCAGAAGTGGATATTTTGATGGTATGTTACTCGGTAGGCAGCAAGGCCTCGCTGCAAAACGTGGAGGATCTATGGATGCCTGAAGTTAAACACTTTTGTCCCAATGCCCCAACCATGCTGCTGGGACTGAAATCGGACCTGTATGACCAAATGAACTTTGGGGAGCTTGTGGATTTAGAACAGGCCGAACTTGTGGCTCAAAAATTGGGCGCATTTTCGCACATGCAATGCTCGGCCAAGTCCAGGAGTCAAGTTGATGAAGTGTTCAATGAAGCACTAAATACAGCACTAAGAGGTCAGTTGAATGATTCCGTGGATCTAAAGCCTATATTGAAGAACGCATTtaagaagaagccaaacGCCATGAAGAAGACGGTTGCAACTTCAAAAAAGCCGCCtccaaacaagaaaaaTCCCATCAACAAATTCGGTTGTACAATAATTTAA
- the TRM2 gene encoding tRNA (uracil(54)-C(5))-methyltransferase (ancestral locus Anc_1.214), with amino-acid sequence MLAGLIKRAPAIWFCVRFSSFGRKIAKFSPMMAVEDGSSAKRSLSPSLLHKKTKKPKLKKYKAKKVDPTSPSGVLQFEINDLLVEHALTEDHVKNDVSAILNDSSRDGPVVQAYHREVQNVKVLKITSSGDGLGIIDNPVEEGKKQIVVIPFGLPGDIVRIKVFKTHPSYVESDLLEVTTKSEMRNDDLINCKYFGKCSGCQFQFLEYDSQLELKKKTIIRAFKHFAPRLVSEGLLPDVGDTIGSPLQYGYRTKLTPHFDVPRKSKSLQIRPPLGFGQKGRPQWKKDTIEQGGHASILDIEECPIGTSVVNMGMQNERKRFTEEFSKYKKGATILLRENTTVVGSSLESGEEGSREPTGKLSEVKVRDDATDKTLIKTCVTNTRQVVTEYIDGYTFQFSAGEFFQNNNSILPLVTKYVRENLQIPNSQPDQDHNLVDAYCGSGLFSICSSKGVTRVIGVEISADSVTFAQRNATANGVENCKFIVGKAEKLFESIDTPNDRTSVVLDPPRKGCDELFLTQLAEYCPAKIVYISCNVHSQARDVEYFLKNTDNGKRYKIESIRGFDFFPQTHHVEGVCVLTRVN; translated from the coding sequence ATGTTAGCTGGCCTTATCAAGCGCGCACCTGCTATTTGGTTCTGTGTGAGGTTCTCCAGCTTCGGCCGTAAAATAGCGAAATTTTCTCCCATGATGGCTGTAGAAGATGGGAGTTCCGCTAAACGATCGCTATCACCATCACTGCTGCATAAGAAAACTAAAAAACcgaagctgaagaagtacAAAGCGAAGAAGGTTGATCCGACTTCCCCGTCAGGTGTTCTTCAGTTTGAAATCAATGACTTGCTTGTGGAGCACGCATTAACCGAAGACCATGTTAAGAACGATGTGAGTGCGATTCTCAATGACTCTTCTAGAGATGGACCTGTGGTGCAGGCTTatcatcgagaagttcAGAACGTTAAAGTACTTAAGATTACCTCTAGCGGGGACGGATTGGGTATAATAGATAATCCGGTCGAGGAAGGAAAGAAGCAAATAGTGGTTATTCCATTTGGATTACCGGGCGACATCGTTCGAatcaaagttttcaagACGCACCCATCATATGTGGAAAGTGACTTGCTCGAGGTTACAACGAAGAGTGAAATGCGGAACGATGACTTAATTAACTGCAAATACTTTGGTAAATGTTCGGGGTGCCAGTTCCAGTTTTTGGAGTACGACAGTCAATTagagctgaagaagaaaacaaTTATTAGAGCATTTAAGCATTTTGCGCCACGGCTTGTCAGCGAGGGTTTACTGCCTGATGTCGGTGACACCATTGGCTCCCCTTTACAGTATGGTTACAGAACCAAGCTGACTCCACATTTCGATGTCCCCagaaaatcaaaatcattgcAGATCAGACCACCACTTGGATTCGGCCAAAAGGGTCGTCCGCAGTGGAAAAAGGACACAATCGAGCAAGGCGGCCACGCGTCAATCCTTGACATCGAAGAATGCCCGATCGGGACCAGTGTTGTCAACATGGGTATGCAAAACGAAAGGAAACGATTCACGGAAGAATTCAGCAAGTACAAGAAAGGTGCAACTATCCTGCTGAGAGAGAATACAACCGTTGTAGGATCTTCGTTAGAATCAGGGGAAGAAGGCTCTCGGGAACCCACAGGTAAACTGTCGGAGGTGAAGGTTCGAGACGATGCTACTGACAAAACTTTGATCAAGACATGCGTCACGAACACCAGACAAGTTGTCACGGAGTACATAGATGGCTACACGTTTCAATTTAGTGCAGGAGAGTTCTTTCAGAATAACAACTCGATCCTACCGCTAGTAACCAAGTATGTGCGCGAGAATCTACAGATACCGAACTCCCAACCTGATCAAGACCATAACCTGGTGGATGCATACTGCGGTTCGGGGCTTTTCAGTATCTGCAGCTCTAAGGGTGTGACAAGAGTCATCGGAGTTGAAATATCCGCTGACAGTGTCACATTCGCACAGCGAAACGCAACTGCCAACGGCGTTGAAAACTGTAAATTCATCGTGGGCAAAGCcgaaaagctctttgaatcGATCGATACTCCAAACGATAGAACATCCGTGGTGTTAGACCCACCAAGAAAAGGTTGTGATGAGCTATTCCTCACGCAACTCGCAGAGTATTGTCCCGCCAAGATTGTCTACATTTCATGCAACGTTCATTCGCAAGCTAGAGACGTCGAGTATTTCCTCAAAAACACCGACAACGGTAAGCGCTACAAGATAGAGAGCATTAGAGGATTCGATTTCTTCCCCCAGACGCACCATGTTGAAGGTGTTTGTGTATTAACCCGGGTCAACTGA